In Salvia miltiorrhiza cultivar Shanhuang (shh) chromosome 4, IMPLAD_Smil_shh, whole genome shotgun sequence, the DNA window tagaattttttgtggatatttgacgggtaattgacggataattggcgggtatttttcgcgggtaaacgggtttcgcgggtatggatagtaagtatccaaacccatacccacgaactaaatggatagtgaattgtacccacgaaactatccgtggatatcaaatggtatccaaacccaccctaatgggttcgggttttcgcggatatccactacccgcgggtagattgccatccctactcacAAAAAGTTGTGGGTTCCACcactttttatcatttttatcctTTAATCACTCTTCTTTTTAATAATCGTGTCGAACAGTAATGAGTCATTGTCAATGGGACAGATGAAGTATTTTAATCAACTGTAATTGATTTTAACTATTTCGGACGGAATTGCCCACTTTTCTATCTTGTACGTACAAAAAACATTCGTtatctcttttttctttgttCTCAGTTCTCACTCTCTTTCTTAATCCATGATTTTCCCAACTCGCAACCGCAGTGAATCCATCAATATCCTCTTGCCAATGAATCCTTAATTGTCTCTCGCGCTGCCAAGCTACTCTCTCCCAGACGAGCCTCTTCAccgattttctttttttgaattcGGTGAAATATGAGTTCAAGAGGAGTTTCAGATCTACGAGATTATGAGATgccaaatataagaaaatatggaaCGAAATAGTATGAATTTGTTCCATCCATACCAACATATGTCGTGTCAGCCGGAAAAACGGATGATCCAAATCTATCAATTAGCACCATTCATTCTTAGAACAATAGAGATCCGTCTTATATATGCTCGACACATTAGTATGAAATTTGTCATTTTGTACCATTCATACCAAGTGTACCAAATTTTGTACAAATTGATATATGGAATTTGTTGCCGTGCTCTCAGGGGataaactatttttttatgttattctaTCAAAGTCACACGTCGACCCTGTACCAGTGGATAATCACTTGCGagattttattttgtgtttttttttttttagaaatgtgCTTGCATTTGCAGTTGGATTTTGTTGTataatgaagaagatgaatgaAATGTTGTTTggaatttgtgttatttttcaaattaatgTTATTCTGTGTTATTTCAATAATCTGTCGCACAAGCATAAGAGACTAATAGTTCGAATATTTCATTTCATACCATTCGTCTCAAGGTCAAGGTTTGTTCTTGACAAGTGTTGGAACGGAGGGTATGAAATGGCATATTCGAACCATTTATCCCAATTCCATACTTCGTACCATTCATCCAACATTTGTCAGAATCAATCTAGCACTTGAGATTGGGATGAAATGTACTAATTTGGGATAGCGCAGCATCGTCTTTCGGCTTGTTGTAGTCGTTTTCCACGATCTCTCAAACATAGTGGGCTCTCAATAGCGCGTTGATTTTGATACTCTGATTAATTGTCGAAGTTGGTCTTGTTGGCCATGAGAACGActgtaaattaataataacattaaattaattaatattaaaattacatGCGGCAAGGCCGCCgttaattagcggcggcgatcACGTCGCTGGTAAATCAACCGGTAAAATGCAAAAATCGGCGCCGATAAATTCCGCCGGTATTTccgcatttttttgtagtgcttaTGGCTCTGATATCACTTTATTGATACCACTTTATTGAAAATTTAAGAACGAAAATGTGGTGTGAATTAATTTGGAGGTAATGGAGGAATATTTTGTTTGCAGAGTGTGTATTTGTGTGTGGACGTGTCACGTATAGTATAGGAAGAGTTAGAGCTTTTGATCGCACAAAATTTTCTTAATGAATCTCTTCTCCGATCTCTTCTAGTTTGGGTTAATCAGAAAACTTTATTATTTCAAAGTTATAgaacacatatatacatatgtatgaTCTTTAGCCAACTTCATGCTTCTATTTCAAAGTTCTTCTACTAATTAAATTCAACTCCCACCTCACTCGTTTTAAATTATTCTAGATTTTTCTATAAATTTTGACATTAATCAAGTTTACTTTTTTAATAATTCATTCTCAACTACTCTAAATTTTTATGCCAATTTTTCATAAatcaagtttaattatttttctaacaAACTGCGTTCATCTATAAAATCCTCGTATATTAATCACCAACCCCAATggaagaaaaatgaaatgtaACCATATTAAGTTAAGTACAAGACTAACTCAAATTAATGAGCTATATATATGTACTCCATACATGTTCACTTGAGTTATTAAAGATAAAAACATTAATTGTCGGAGTGGATAAGACTTCATCCTTTCTTTGAAAGGgcaagggttcgaatcctaatgcctacaatatattaaatttgaatttttatctACTTGATACAACCAGGGAGCTTAGCTCACCTGGCCACCGGGTGAGTGAtgagacccgggttcgatcccctttgggagcgaatttggtgtttggagagataaggtgggctTGGTGAATTCTTGGAGTGTTTGGTGATCTAATTGACTAATTGTTAACATGTTCACTTGAGTTATTATATTGCATCTGAAGCTCGAGCTCATTTAGATTGCTATGAAATTCTTGGTAtccttaattaaataattaattgaagtatatctatatatacacGCTATAAGTAGGGTgtggttatagtgagaaccacacttatcgtgagaacataagaaccatgagaacataagaaccattaaaatcaatgcatctactacataaattaatgcattcgctattaaatttaatgcatccgaaaataataaattttttgctcccttcaggattcgaacccaggatctgcattcatccaccaagatgatgcatccaccgtagatcttgatgatcgaatggtttaaaatggttctctgttctaattttatttagtggttcttatttgaacctctcccctATAAGTATCTTCAACTTTAGCTTCGTACGTTGGAATTAGATTCACAACGAATATATAACCGACACACAATTAGCAATTATTCAAGTAGATATTTTGTCTTCTTTAACTAAAACGTGATTTAacaattaactaattaaatgaTTCTTTAAACACAAGGGGTAGTGTGTTTTCATAGCAAATCACTTCTAAAAGGTTAATTTATAGCTTGAACTTTcaaacaaattttaatttatagttttaatttgatttttaaaaaattatttaattataatcacAGTTAcactaaaattatattaatagtCTATTCTTTATCTTAATTACAGTTAAAATAAGACTctatccgtcccacgaatcttgagtcacttcttttcggcacaggaattaaggagttggagattagtgttttaaatgtgtaggtaataaagtagaaaaatacacaattaattaagataagtttaattaaAATCTCTTATTTTTTCCCTAATAATTCTTACTATATATAGAGATTACTtaagattcatgggacggccGGAAAAGGAAATTGACTTAAGATTCGTGAggcggagggagtaattaattgcCATGAAACTAAAGCCTAATATATTTTACACGAAAAGATATTTCAAACTATAGATAGCACATCGCCATCGGACCACCGATGTAGTCAAAATCTTAATGCAGTGATGCCAACTTTTAGACGCGAATTCGACTACACCGGTGGTCCGATaagtagggctgtaaacgagtcaactcacgagtagcttgactcgtttacagccctacttATCGGACCATCGGTGTAGTTGAAATCGCGCCTAAAATTTAATGCAATGATGCCAACTTTTAGACGCGGATTCGACTACACCGGTGGTCCAATAAGTAGGGTTGTAAACGAGTcaagctactcgtgagctattcgacgttcgATTCGATAAAAGCTCGATCGGTAATTTAATGAGCAGCTCGTTTAGTTAAACGAgtcaagcttgagcatgacgataCTCGGCTCATTAGCTCGTGAAACAAGCTCGttaagtgatttatcttaaaaacataagattattaattaaatatcttatatttgatactataattagtaatatttgaattaagtatctaattaacatcatttatttacaagaaaatagtaaatatattacattgttgtgaataaaataacttatgtattaggaaaataactaaaattttaaataaaaatttaaatttaaaaagctcgaCTAGGCTCGGCACtatattcgactcgattaaagctcgGTCGATAATTAAACGAGCAgctcgattagctaaacgaATCAAGCTTGAGAAAGACATTATTCGACTCGACTCagctcgattacacccctaccgATAACGAAGGGCTACCTATCGTTGAAAATCTCCTTTAATGTAGAATACATTAGAATTTGATTTCGTAGCAATTGATCATCGTTTCATATGTAATTTCGATAAAGAAGagctattttcataattttgatGTGATTTTGgctataatttaataatttctcaaagttcaacctatataaaaaataagttaaagtttaaactataaattaaaattcGTTGGAAGTTAAGGCTAtgaactactccctccgtctcaattcAATATGTCATGTTTCTTTATTTGAATGTCCCAATTTAATAGGATATCTTTTAAAATGGAAAATCATAGTATATAGCAAACACTCTCAcacaactcattatttacaccaaaCTAGTACAcacccattcgtgcgatgcacgacggatATCGAAATCAAAAGatacatttaaataaataaatataaacaataaaaaaatgaaatataaacaaatacacaacatatgttttaaaaatataatataataattcagATTAGTTAcacaataaaattttgaatttaaaaatataaattttcaatctatacaaagtgtaatgatagttataattattaaataaatttaaaaattattcgataatgaaaatttgcattgtgcatattattatatagtattattcatcataataaatattttcattcacagacataaataaaaagttgtaatttttcaatgaagagacagaaaataaaatattttatacttttcataatttattcattttaaattcattttttatgattttatactatattaaatttaagatacatatgattattttttcatgaatcaaatttgatgacgtttagaaaaaaataaaatagaataacataaaaaaaagtgaaaaatttggtggaagaagagagaaaaaaaaagaaagaaagggaaaacatagagggaaaaaactcatattttatatactatatagattGTCAATTCtcaatctaatattaaatttaattaagacataataataacaaatatgttaatataaagaaatataaaaattcatacaaaaatttaataaatctaaatcatatttgaaattctttttttaagatttaataaattaattaattaactatccataaatttatgttaatataaatttcaatttttaatttttatttttaagcttttttttaatatttttatttttaagctaaagagttctaaaatgaacattaaatttttataacaaaaaaatagaaatagaaaatataaaaatgatgtctaaaataaataaaataaaataaaataaatattaaaaatggaataaaatagaaaaaaaaacagaTAAGAAAGAACGTGACATTCAAAGAAAGGAgggaggagagatgagagagaaaaaaaaataattttgtgactttaaatgttaataacttatttattttaaatttatttttttataattttacatcaaattaaagatcttatcatcatctttaatttaacatccatatggaatgtttttttataaataaaagttgatgattcttaaaaaagaatcaaaacaaaaaatgaaaagtgaagAGAGAAATTTTTGTAGAAAAAAGTTTACGGATAAATTTAtgggagagagaatataatttttttttttatgggagagagaaaatttggcaGTAGAATTTTACCCTTAAACtgttcttttatattatatatagatgtcATTATGTCCTCCCAAATTTATCACTTCTTTTacttgaaaaataatatctttatttatgtctCTTACTTTgtttacaatttttaatttaataaaaattatttattttttttattttattataaattatttattttttaatattcgtgTCTATGTCTTGTGGCTTATTGATTTGGAAGGGAATTGGCaaggagggagtataattaacCTCATTTGAAACTCAATTATAGATTGAATGATGATGGACCGAATTCAAACCAAGTAGTATTCCAAAGCTAAATATcgcaatttgattttttttttctctctcaaattATATTTAAGTTTTGGGATGAGAAAGTAAAGTGgaaaaagtattaaaataatattttccaacatAATATACGTACATATATATTCCATAAGgataaaaaactaaaataacgCCAAGAGTACGCATACCGCATacacatgcatatatattagtaatttaatggaattttctctctcctcttcacTTCACAGTTTCTTTTCCACCTCTTCTGCGAGAGGACTCCTTTGAAGTTCTATCATAGGTAAATTTGGGAAATAATCTGTTTATTGTTTTGGTTAGATATGGCTGATTTATGAGTAGACTTGCTTGAATGAATAGATTGATTACTTTCTTAGGAAGGAGATTATTAAGTATGCGGATTAGGGCTTTCTTATGTTGGTTTTGTATTACTTCTGATTAATTGAGGATcggttttggagtaatttcaatACTAATTTTAGCTAGTTGTTTGTTTTCTTCCAGAATAAGAAGCGATCCCTTGGAATTTATAGCTATTTAAAGACTGGAACTGGGCAGCTCACCTTGAAAACTCTAACTATAGTTTTTGTAATACCTTGAATTGTTACTTCTATGTAGAATTGGATATTTGAAAATGGAAATTTATTGTTTAATATGCTGAGCTGAACTGCTTGATTGCAGTTCTAGCTGAACTATGTGGAATTGTTAATACTAAGTAGAAATGGGTATTTGGGGGAAtgagaattttttattaaacATGCTGACCTGAACTGCTTGATTGCATTTCTGTATAGCTGATACATAGAATTGTTAATTCTCTGTAGAATTGGGTATTTGGAGATTGAGAATTTTTTGTTAAACATGCTAAGCTGAACTGTTTGTTTGCAAATCAAgttcgttttgaagttgagatCCAAGTACTGGAGTGAGAGATGAAATCTTTTGCTATGTTGGTCACTTGAAATCTTTTGTTGTCTCGGTCACTTTTAAGAAATTAGCTTGTGTTGGTAATTGAGCTAATTAATAAGGTTTACTGTTATGATTATTAGGTATTTGAGATGTCAACTGCAGCCAGGAAGAGACTGATGAGGGACTTCAAGGGGTTGCAGCAGGACCCACCTGCGGGCATCAGTGGCGCTCCACAAGAGAATAATATTATGCTCTGGAACGCGGTTATATTTGGGTGTGTACATTGTGTTCTATTAACATTGAGCAGGCTGATTTTCTAATTTATTGGCACATATGTTTGTTTGTTTAACTATATCATAATATGTTGATTTCTGTATACCTTTTCGCATGTGGATTGCAGTCCAGATGACACGCCTTGGGATGGAGGTGAGTCAATCTAGTGCTTGTGCTTTCATATACAGACTAGCAGTTTATTCGTGTTCATGACTCTGGACGTACGACTTAAACTTGAAGGCATGTGCTTTGAATGTGACAGGTACGTTTAGAATGACTCTTCAGTTCATAGAAGAATATCCAAACAAGCCACCAACTGTTCGGTTTGTTTCTCGAATGTTCCATCCAAATAGTAAGACAATGGTTGATAATTCGAATTTGTTGGTTTTGTTTGCTTATTCTAGCTCAGTGTTTCAGATTTAACATTTTAATCAGTTTATGCGGATGGAAGTATATGTTTGGACATCCTGCAAAATCAGTGGAGTCCTATTTATGATGTTGCTGCTATACTTACATCTATCCAGGTAAAATGCTATCTTTTGAATTTGAACAACTAATTTGATTCGCTGAATTTTTGAGGTGCTATATAAAATAACGAACATGAATTTTTAGATTTACATTATGTATTGCTTAAATTGCTGCTTATTCCTTTAAGGATAAATGGTTCCTTGCTATAATTTGCCTTCTTgactttttttctctttctacATATCCTCTCTGTGTTGTGGGCTTCTTGTCTGCTTCTTAGACTTTAAACATTTTCATCAGTTGAAATATTAAAGTTGGAAAGTTCTGGAGAAACCCATAGGGGAACCCATTTCATTTTGTTTTAACTTTAGATCATAGCAATTCCACTATCATATTTGAAAGAGACTCATTACTCTAAATCTGAACTGATGCATTTAAATTTCTGAGGGATTTTTTTCAATTGTTATGTTATGTTTCCAGCAAGTTATGATTCTCTAATAGTGGAGATCTGGCCTTATTTAGTACTTGTAAAATCATTGTAGTGGGTCGTATTGGTTCTCTTGCAGTGCGCATTCCTATTTGCAACTCTGATGCATCATTTGCATTAACACATTTTTATTTGTTAGAACTGGTAATACTTTACTTCAGAGTGCCGTCTTCTGGGAATGATATCATATATTGAATAGCTGTTTGATTTTGGTTATTTAGAATTAACTTATTGATGACTGActgataaaattaattaattaaagtaaagATCTTTGTAGCAAGCTTTTAGAATTCGTGCTGCTGTATGAGATGTCACTCAGTCACCTTATTCCAGTTTGCCTGTAATCTGAGGTGTCCAAGCTTAATATGTATTCTGTTTGCAGACTATTAGTCTATTACTCACTATCAAATATAGGATTTATCCTTTGAACTCTGTTATTTCATCGTGCGTGTTTGTGCATGCGTGCAGTAAATCACTTGGTTATGGAAATATGGATCTGGCTTGTGTTTAAATCTCCGTGAATAAGAGCATTACATTTGACAATCTTGTTAAAGGCATTGATCATGAAATCTTTGATTGTGACCTCTATGAAGTTTTTAACAAGAAGTGTATCTGTTACAGTCGTTGTTGTCTGACCCAAATCCAAATTCTCCTGCGAACTCTGAAGCTGCTCGGATGTTCAATGAGAATAAGAGAGAATATAATCGCAGGGTTAGGGAAATTGTGGAGCAAAGCTGGACTGCTGACTGATACATGCAATTGAGTCCTAGCCCTAC includes these proteins:
- the LOC131021296 gene encoding ubiquitin-conjugating enzyme E2 2-like is translated as MSTAARKRLMRDFKGLQQDPPAGISGAPQENNIMLWNAVIFGPDDTPWDGGTFRMTLQFIEEYPNKPPTVRFVSRMFHPNIYADGSICLDILQNQWSPIYDVAAILTSIQSLLSDPNPNSPANSEAARMFNENKREYNRRVREIVEQSWTAD